The segment GTGGTTATGATTAATCAGGTACACAAGGAACGAAATTGGAAGTCTCTCTTGCTGTTATTGACCGGATTCGGTGCCAGTTTTCTTTTTTTGGCCATTGCCATGAAGTCTTTGCCCATGGGCACCGCTTATGCTGTGTGGACTGGTATAGGAGCTTCAGGAGGAGCAATCCTGGGGATGCTATTTTACGGAGAGCCAAAAAATTGGCAACGAATCCTGTTTATCTCCATGATACTCAGTGCAACGATCGGGTTAAAAATGACTTCGTGAAAATAGGTGCATCTATAAGAGAGCCGGCCAGGGGTTTCCTGACCGGCTCCTTTTGTTTTTAAAGGCAGGAGGGCTGGATTATCTCCTTCTTCTCCCTCTGGACTGTACATTTTTCTTTCCCTGCAGCATATCCATCCCCAATTTTGGATTTCGTTGAATGGAATCGGCAAACTGATTCAGTTCCCCTTTGTCCACATCTGCCTGAGTCACTTTCATCAGATAGTCCAGGACAGCCGACATACCACCACGTTCATGAGCCCGCTTGGCCCCGGCCAGGATCTGATTCAGCTGTTGTTCAGTCAAAACATTGCTTCCCATCACACTGTTGATCATTTGCGTCATATCTTTTGCTGACGGACCTTTTCCTGGCATGTTCATCCCCCCGTATTGATCACTCTCTTTACTTTATGTGGAGCAAAAGAGGAGAGAACGGGCAATACCCCAATATCACCAGGAATTAGGCAAACATCCAAACCTCATTCTTTTGGACTGTCTGCCTCCTTTCCTTGAAAAATAGGCCCTTTCCTCAAACAAGCTTCCCCTTTGGAGAATACGATAATGATAAATAAAAGCAATGGACTGATGACAGGAGGGAGACAAGTTGATACCATACCCGGAATGTGGATCTTATGCCTGTTCATACACTTATTCCTATTGGGGACAAGATCCTTATCTGAAGCGTCTTCTTTTGTTTCTATTAATTATACCTACTATTTTTTGGTTCGTCGGTGCCTTGGATGACTAAAAATGTCTGAGATATTTATTTGAAACCGAATCCTTAAAAGTAAGAGCTTTAGGTCATCCAGGCTGAAAACCATTTTCTTATAACGGGGTATCCGCCTGTACACATCCAACTTTCAACGCATAGTTTGTAGCATCCATGAGAGGAAGGAGGAGCTGTTCATGTCCGGTTATTACTACGGATTCGGCCTGCGCCGTCTGTTGATCTTTTTATTGGTGATTGCCACCATCTTCTCTGTTCTCGGAATTTGGTATTAATCCTGCCCT is part of the Kroppenstedtia pulmonis genome and harbors:
- a CDS encoding DMT family transporter; the encoded protein is MAWFFLVLAGIFEMIGVVMINQVHKERNWKSLLLLLTGFGASFLFLAIAMKSLPMGTAYAVWTGIGASGGAILGMLFYGEPKNWQRILFISMILSATIGLKMTS